DNA from Mycobacterium bourgelatii:
CAGCGTTCTCCACTCCGCCAAACCTGGTAAGTGCGAATGAACGCGACGACGCCGCCGGCGAACAGGATCAGCGGCGCGCCGAGGGCAAAGGATTGACGCTGCAACGTTTCGCAGTTCGCGAGGGAGTCCGGACCTGATCCGGACTTGCAGCCGCTCACCCACGCGAGAGTCAACGCCAGGACCAGCAGCGCAACACCAACGACCGCGACGCCGAAGCGCGCCGCCGAGCCGAACGTCCTCTTGTCCTGCTGACCGGGTGAATCGGACATGGTCGGGGTTTCCATGGGAGACCTAAACCGATCCGACCGCCGTCACACCGGCGCAGGTATCGCAAATCGGTGACATAGCCTTCGACTTCCCGCTCAGAGCGGGAACAAACGTGCGCTGCCGGTCAGATCAAGGCTATTCGGATTCGGCTACGTTGTGGTCACCGTCGAACCACTTGCGCAGCCCTTCAGTCGCGGACTCCAACACCGCCCTAGTCGCCCGCTTCACCACGAAACTCGGGATCAACCCGGACGGTTCGACGGTGATGTCAAACCGCACTCGCGACTTGTCGACGCCCTCCGGCTTGACGGTGTATTCGATGTGCTGGCCGTGTTGCTGAAACGTCTCTTTGGCGTCCCAGACCACCCAGTCCGGGCCCCAGTGGTATTCCAGGATCTCCCTGTCGACGATCCCCATGAGCTTGACGGTGGCCTTCACATGATGGGGCATCCCATCGGGATAGGAATCGATGACTTCTACGTGCTTATGCAGCGGAGACAGCTGCGGCAAGATGTCCACGTCTCGCAGCGCCGCCATGATCTTCTCCGGCGGCGCGTCGATCACGATTTCCCGCGAAGCTTGGACAGCCATTGCTGTCAAACTACAACGCTGTCAGGTTTGCGGACCGCGTTTGACGCAAATACTCCGTTACCACCCGATTTCTGAGAGCGGGGTGGTCGAACGCGGCGGCGCACCGACCGGTCCGGACGGGGTTCGGGAGAAACGCGGGGCTGGCGCAGCCTGCTCGACGCCGTGGGCGGTGATCACCGTCGAGCGCGCGGTCAGGTGCGCGTCACTGGCAGCCTCACTCCAGTTGAGCACCGGGGTGACGCAGGCATCCGTGCCCCCGAAGACCTCGGTCCACTCATCACGGGTGCGGCTGGCGAAGCGCTCTGCGAATAGCTCGCGCATCCGTGGATACGCGGCGACGTCGAGCTGATTGGGCACCTCGGCGGCCGACAAGCCCAACCCCTCGAGCAACGCCGCAAAAAATTGCGGCTCGATGGCGCCGACGGCCACGTACTTGCCGTCTGAAGTCTCGTAGCACCGGTAGAACGGGGCCCCGCCGTCGAGCAGGAAGGATTCTCGCCGGTCGCGCAGGCTGCCGATCGACTTCATGGTCCACATCATCTGGGCCAGCACGCTGACACCGTCAACCATCGCGGCGTCCACCACCTGCCCCTCACCGGAGCGTTCTCGTTCGTACAGCGCGGTCACGATGCCCAGCAGCACCAGCATCGAGCCGCCGCCGAAGTCCGCGACGAGGTTCAGCGGCGGCATCGGCGGACGGTCGGCGTACCCGAGGGCCGACAACGCGCCGGTGGCCGACAGGTAGTTGATGTCGTGACCCGCGGTCGACGCCAACGGCCCTTCCTGCCCCCACCCGGTGATCCGCGCGAAGATCAATCGCGGATTGACCGCGGCGCAGTCCTCGGGACCGATGCCGAGTCGCTCGCAGGTACCGGGACGGAAGCAGTCCAGCAGCACGTCGGCCTTCGCGGCCAGCTCGAGCAACAGCTCCGGTTGCGTCTTGACGTCCAGGTCGACGATCCGCTTCCCGCGGTGCAGTAGATCGCGATCCTCGGACGGCATCTGCAGACCACCGGGCCGACGCACCCGCACCACGTCGGCCCCCAGATCGGCAAGCACCATCCCGGCATGGGGACCGGGACCGATCCCGCCGAGTTCGATGACCTTCACCCCGGCCAGGGGCCCCCCGTCACTCACCGGCGCTACTTGCCCTTCTTCACTTTCAACACCCGCGAGCGCAGTTCCTGCGTGGCGGCGTCCATGGTCCCCTTGACGGCACGCTTGAGCACGAAGCCCGGCAGCGGCACATTCGGGTCCACGGTCACCTGGAACTTGACCAAGGTGTTGTCACCCTTGGGAATCAGGGTGTAACTGCCGTCCTGCGATTTCTGCTGGCCGGAGCTGACCAGCGACCAGCTCACCACGTTGTCATCCCACGTGTAGGCCACAACTTGCTCATCGGTAATGCCCGCCGTCTTCACCCGCATCTTGACCTTGCTGGGCCGGCCGTCTTCGCCGGTCTCCAGAACTTCTGCGCTTTCGTGCGGTCCCGACCATTCGGGCATCGCTTCGAACTCTGCGATGACGTCCAGAATCTCCTCGGGCGTGGCTTCGATGAGTATTTCGCGGGATTCTTTGATTGCCATGGCCCGCACGATATCGAACGGGCGTCCGGCCGGAAAGCACCTCTTTCGGCGTACCGTCATGATCGTGACTGATCCAGCGACCAACTCCGTTTACACCGTCGGCGACTACCTCCTCGACCGGCTGGC
Protein-coding regions in this window:
- a CDS encoding SRPBCC family protein: MAVQASREIVIDAPPEKIMAALRDVDILPQLSPLHKHVEVIDSYPDGMPHHVKATVKLMGIVDREILEYHWGPDWVVWDAKETFQQHGQHIEYTVKPEGVDKSRVRFDITVEPSGLIPSFVVKRATRAVLESATEGLRKWFDGDHNVAESE
- a CDS encoding CaiB/BaiF CoA transferase family protein, whose product is MSDGGPLAGVKVIELGGIGPGPHAGMVLADLGADVVRVRRPGGLQMPSEDRDLLHRGKRIVDLDVKTQPELLLELAAKADVLLDCFRPGTCERLGIGPEDCAAVNPRLIFARITGWGQEGPLASTAGHDINYLSATGALSALGYADRPPMPPLNLVADFGGGSMLVLLGIVTALYERERSGEGQVVDAAMVDGVSVLAQMMWTMKSIGSLRDRRESFLLDGGAPFYRCYETSDGKYVAVGAIEPQFFAALLEGLGLSAAEVPNQLDVAAYPRMRELFAERFASRTRDEWTEVFGGTDACVTPVLNWSEAASDAHLTARSTVITAHGVEQAAPAPRFSRTPSGPVGAPPRSTTPLSEIGW
- a CDS encoding SRPBCC family protein, which gives rise to MAIKESREILIEATPEEILDVIAEFEAMPEWSGPHESAEVLETGEDGRPSKVKMRVKTAGITDEQVVAYTWDDNVVSWSLVSSGQQKSQDGSYTLIPKGDNTLVKFQVTVDPNVPLPGFVLKRAVKGTMDAATQELRSRVLKVKKGK